From a single Nakaseomyces glabratus chromosome H, complete sequence genomic region:
- the GYP5 gene encoding GTPase-activating protein GYP5 (CAGL0H00737g~Ortholog(s) have GTPase activator activity, role in ER to Golgi vesicle-mediated transport and Golgi-associated vesicle, cellular bud neck, cellular bud tip, cytosol, incipient cellular bud site, plasma membrane localization) gives MATSTDLGNVETASDMAESTGVSSIDASPVKSKNSKKNKKKKEKAKKKKQSQQALQNEAESIDDSAGNEKESTAEIQEPSNEELATSTQLEEPKLVVTTDHVNKEHGESAEGQTDAKDEKDLNTIEKSQDNDLSKTGNSSDKTNDYMTEEDLNSSPLDHLPEGENEAQKLNETNVSTKLNSEKQTNISDTQIKEEVLENPTLEHNDMGKESKENFPIQTPKNEDNGTNDEANDDMIDHGTTENEVLITEASKEIKNSLEKNLENDVKSDTLISTDPTEDNLLPAPEMSTVDKTTNQQREESLIKVEENSGEKDLLPAQDQETTEKKDNSPENDHSDHDSLLNAGKPIKHRFTSGDDYENSEQQGSNRNMHDFTYTDEDENHNGIQMSDHDDEQYNGHYSGKPPALPTRHISQSPMSITTSDTDHRTPPALPSREMKTRVKNAVPPPLAEELKSDKFREEFEKGKIKAKHKRYPSSSSMRQSSSQLETAADVNLIANRYRKTSSHVLRETTSTQELLEEGQTQLKTNYTSILENLKEENVTEAQLEADHEYSKDEKKELLRTDWTFWTEVVNDFPAVASQEPEKLEQQVIAGIPTQIRGIIWQLMTNSKSKEMEDIYNTLLPEPTPHDAAIRRDLKRTNFIPQEKIEPLYNVIKVYTIFDPEVGYTQGMAFVIAPLLLNCETEADAFGLLVGLMKNYGLRDFYLPEMPGLVLSLYQFDRIIEENSSQLSNHLNREGVRASMYATQWFLTMFAYKFPLSFVLRILDVIFVEGLESILKFAVNLMLKNEAKILSLKFDQLLSFLKEELFEVYRVSEDKLDGADASSVIVHDSQPAVDDVAETRYDVDQFVQDAIADVQITPLSLRRYSEEYKEIQQLEHQRETQYESMRIKNHQLNKEYHKLQNDYKQLNHEHESIASELIEIRLKYQMLLDEHNDLQGSIESVRAEIQQLKDHGVSEDQAHVATNDLEVDLQRATHRNTEVMRENMKLEDRIEELKLLVKELKMANRMNREPTTLGTTLGTTLGTNLRSSAGASWSGFKKVFGK, from the coding sequence ATGGCAACCAGTACCGATTTGGGAAACGTCGAGACCGCTTCTGATATGGCAGAAAGCACAGGCGTGTCGTCGATAGACGCCAGTCCGGTAAAGAGTAAAAACagcaagaagaataaaaagaagaaggagaaggccaagaagaagaaacagtCTCAACAGGCATTACAAAACGAAGCTGAAAGTATTGACGACAGTGCTGGTAACGAAAAAGAGAGCACTGCCGAAATACAAGAACCATCAAATGAAGAGTTGGCCACATCTACACAACTGGAGGAGCCAAAGCTAGTAGTAACTACAGATCATGTAAATAAGGAACATGGAGAGAGTGCAGAAGGACAAACTGACGCAAAGGATGAAAAAGATCTGAATACTATTGAAAAGAGCCAAGATAACGATCTCTCAAAAACCGGAAATTCATCAGACAAAACAAATGACTATATGACTGAAGAAGACTTGAACAGTTCACCATTAGATCACCTACCAGAAGGCGAAAATGAAGcacaaaaattaaatgaaaCTAATGTCTCTACCAAATTGAATTCAGAGAAGCAAACCAATATCTCCGACACACAGATAAAGGAAGAGGTTCTAGAAAACCCAACACTGGAACACAATGACATGGGCAAAGAATCGAAGGAAAACTTTCCAATACAGACTCCAAAGAATGAAGACAATGGTACAAATGACGAAGCAAATGATGATATGATTGATCATGGTACAACCGAAAATGAGGTGCTTATAACTGAAGCATCTAAAGAGATCAAGAACTCCTTGGAAAAGAACCTTGAGAACGATGTGAAATCTGATACTCTAATAAGTACAGACCCAACCGAGGACAATTTGTTACCAGCTCCAGAAATGAGTACTGTGGATAAAACCACCAACCAACAACGAGAAGAGAGTCTAATAAAGGTCGAAGAGAACAGCGGTGAAAAAGATCTGTTACCTGCACAAGACCAAGAAACAACTGAGAAGAAAGACAATTCTCCTGAAAATGACCATTCGGACCATGACAGTCTACTAAATGCTGGTAAACCTATCAAACATAGGTTTACCAGCGGTGATGACTACGAAAACTCTGAACAACAAGGTTCCAATAGGAACATGCATGACTTCACTTATACAGACGAAGATGAGAATCACAATGGGATACAGATGTCGGACCATGATGACGAACAATATAATGGACATTACAGTGGTAAACCGCCAGCACTTCCAACCAGACACATATCTCAATCTCCGATGAGTATTACTACTAGTGACACAGACCACAGAACGCCGCCTGCCTTACCAAGTAGGGAAATGAAAACTAGGGTTAAAAACGCTGTGCCACCACCATTAGCggaagaattgaaatctGATAAGTTTAGAGAGGAATTTGAAAAGGGGAAAATAAAGGCAAAACATAAAAGATATCCAAGTAGTTCATCTATGAGACAGAGTTCTTCTCAATTAGAAACAGCTGCTGATGTCAATTTAATTGCTAACAGATACCGGAAGACTAGCAGCCATGTCCTAAGAGAAACTACATCCACACAAGAGTTATTAGAAGAAGGACAAACGCAACTGAAAACTAATTATACTAGCATTTTGGAAAACttaaaagaagaaaatgtaACTGAAGCTCAGCTCGAAGCCGACCATGAGTATAgtaaagatgaaaagaaagaattgCTACGTACTGATTGGACATTTTGGACTGAAGTTGTCAATGACTTCCCAGCAGTGGCTAGTCAAGAACCGGAAAAGTTAGAGCAACAAGTAATTGCTGGAATTCCAACTCAGATAAGAGGAATAATATGGCAGTTGATGACAAACTCTAAATCGAAGGAGATGGAAGATATCTATAACACACTACTTCCCGAACCTACCCCCCATGATGCCGCCATTAGAAGAGATTTGAAGAGGACAAACTTCATCCcacaagaaaaaattgaacCTCTATATAATGTGATTAAGGTGTACACAATTTTTGATCCTGAAGTTGGCTATACTCAAGGTATGGCGTTTGTGATAGCTCCACTGTTGTTAAATTGTGAGACTGAAGCAGACGCCTTTGGGTTGTTAGTCGgtctgatgaagaattatGGACTCAGAGATTTCTACTTACCTGAGATGCCTGGGCTAGTGCTTTCGCTGTATCAATTTGACAGAATCATCGAGGAGAATTCTTCACAGTTGTCGAACCATTTGAACCGTGAGGGTGTCAGAGCTTCCATGTATGCTACTCAGTGGTTCTTGACCATGTTCGCATACAAGTTCCCGTTGTCGTTTGTGTTGAGGATTCTGGATgttatatttgttgaagGGTTAGAGTCGATCCTGAAGTTTGCTGTCAATCTGATGCTGAAGAACGAGGCCAAGATATTATCTCTGAAGTTTGACCAGTTACTAAGTTTCCTGAAAGAGGAGCTATTTGAAGTATACCGTGTCAGCGAGGACAAGCTTGATGGTGCTGATGCCAGTTCGGTGATAGTCCATGACTCACAGCCTGCTGTCGACGATGTGGCGGAAACTCGGTACGATGTGGACCAGTTTGTGCAGGATGCCATAGCTGATGTGCAGATCACGCCGCTGTCGTTGAGGCGTTACAGCGAAGAGTACAAAGAGATACAGCAGCTGGAGCACCAGCGGGAGACACAGTATGAGTCAATGCGGATCAAGAACCACCAGTTGAACAAGGAGTACCACAAGTTACAGAACGATTACAAGCAGCTGAACCACGAGCATGAGTCAATAGCGAGCGAGCTCATTGAGATCCGCTTGAAGTACCAGATGTTGCTGGACGAGCACAACGATCTGCAAGGGAGCATAGAGTCGGTGCGTGCAGAGATCCAGCAGTTGAAGGACCACGGTGTGAGCGAGGACCAAGCACATGTGGCTACGAATGACCTGGAAGTGGATCTTCAGAGAGCCACACATAGAAATACAGAAGTCATGAGGGAGAACATGAAGCTTGAAGACCGGATTGAAGAGTTGAAACTGCTTGTGAAGGAGCTGAAGATGGCCAACAGGATGAACAGAGAGCCCACCACGTTGGGGACCACACTGGGGACCACACTGGGCACGAACCTGCGCTCTTCAGCTGGGGCCAGTTGGTCAGGGTTCAAGAAAGTGTTTGGCAAGTGA
- a CDS encoding RecQ family ATP-dependent DNA helicase (CAGL0H00759g~Has domain(s) with predicted ATP binding, ATP-dependent 3'-5' DNA helicase activity, ATP-dependent helicase activity, helicase activity, nucleic acid binding activity and role in DNA recombination, DNA repair, DNA replication): MSQIAEYFMNHLDPTGYDTSDSYGSCIVSSSQSYKGQSALEQCLFVPSSSSLPSSQLSGLVNAQQTQPDSKKENKSSLNTANPWDKQVQNILKCTFHMEQFRGSQIDIINSTLQGKHVFVLMCTGGGKSLCYQLPSLVTLGYTKGTTIVISPLISLMHDQVEALISKRIKACMLSSTSSSKQKTMALQLLSEGKLNLFYISPEMVMGSSPCKGIIRRLYRQNRLARLVIDEAHCISSWGHDFRPEYKKLGQLTKEFDGVPVMALTATANDNIQEDILKILNLKNVVVFKDSLNRKNLYYEVVQKNSRTIEYMTYLLKTEFHGQSGIIYCNSKASCEKVSKELNQANISSEFYHAGKTANSRLNTQRKWQQGTIQVVCATIAFGMGIDKENVRFVFHYDIPRSMEGYYQETGRAGRDGNPSKCILFFCLQDVNRLQILIQRENVSALQKEHNLKKLQDVLVYCHNKVDCRRLQILEYFNEEFFPSNCMKTCDNCKNIGVSTIEQKDFTHYAKQILSLLRKLGNERITTNQCQDIFRGSNNMKTRFSGYDNFEEHGSGKDLTKSETDRLFVHLLKTGYVCEYFFTNSMGYSTKYLKLPDPIKEIKGKVMLNSLKKQYKAKKKQDIDVDNSQSRIDTFSSSLSLFKCHQNSSFQSEDVSMQNLLSENSQSMLDDNSSLIFETINSCISTNLYCTEEKENHKHPKRKKRKSETLPFKKRKKS; the protein is encoded by the coding sequence ATGAGCCAGATAGCGGAGTACTTTATGAACCACTTGGATCCAACTGGATATGATACAAGTGACTCTTATGGAAGTTGTATTGTATCGAGTTCTCAGAGTTATAAAGGCCAGTCTGCCCTAGAACAGTGCCTATTTGttccaagttcttcttcattgcCATCTTCTCAGCTATCAGGACTGGTCAATGCACAACAAACACAGCCAGATAGCAAGAAAGAGAACAAGAGTTCATTGAATACAGCAAATCCATGGGATAAGCAAGTACAGAACATTCTAAAGTGTACCTTTCATATGGAGCAGTTTCGTGGCTCGCAAATCGACATAATTAATTCTACTTTACAGGGGAAGCATGTGTTTGTATTAATGTGTACAGGTGGTGGTAAATCACTATGCTATCAGTTGCCTAGTTTGGTAACTTTGGGGTATACAAAGGGAACTACAATTGTCATCTCACCATTGATTTCATTGATGCATGATCAAGTAGAAGCTCTCATAAGTAAAAGGATTAAGGCATGTATGTTGAGTTCAACAAGTAgttcaaaacaaaaaacaatGGCTTTACAACTTCTTTCAGAAGGAAAactaaatttattttacaTCTCTCCGGAAATGGTCATGGGTTCGTCACCCTGTAAAGGTATCATTAGGAGATTATATCGGCAAAATCGGTTGGCAAGACTAGTTATAGATGAAGCACATTGTATATCTAGTTGGGGACATGATTTTAGACcagaatataaaaaattggGTCAGTTGACCAAAGAGTTTGACGGTGTTCCTGTAATGGCGCTTACTGCAACAGCGAACGACAatattcaagaagataTATTGAAAATCTTAAACCTGAAGaatgttgttgtttttaAAGATAGCCTTAACAGAAAGAATTTATACTATGAAGTTGTGCAAAAGAACTCCAGAACAATAGAATACATGACTTACTTACTCAAGACAGAATTTCATGGTCAATCAGGTATTATATACTGTAACTCAAAGGCATCTTGTGAAAAAGTTAGTAAAGAACTAAACCAAGCAAATATCTCGAGCGAATTTTACCATGCAGGAAAGACGGCTAACTCGAGGTTAAATactcaaagaaaatggCAACAAGGTACGATTCAAGTTGTATGTGCTACTATTGCTTTTGGGATGGGaattgataaagaaaatgtaCGATTTGTGTTTCATTATGACATACCAAGGTCTATGGAGGGTTATTACCAAGAAACCGGAAGAGCAGGTAGAGATGGGAATCCTTCGAAGTGTATcttgtttttttgtcttcaaGACGTTAATCGGTTACAGATATTAATACAGAGAGAAAATGTTTCAGCTTTGCAGAAGGAacacaatttgaaaaaactACAAGACGTACTAGTATATTGTCATAATAAAGTGGACTGCAGAAGATTACAGATActtgaatattttaatgaGGAGTTTTTTCCCAGTAATTGTATGAAAACTTGTGATAATTGCAAGAATATTGGTGTTTCGACCATTGAGCAAAAGGATTTCACACATTATGCGAAACAGATACTGTCTCTGCTGCGAAAGCTAGGAAACGAGCGTATCACTACCAATCAATGTCAGGACATCTTTAGAGGATCAAATAACATGAAAACCAGATTTTCAGGTtatgataattttgaagagCATGGATCAGGTAAGGACTTAACCAAATCTGAAACGGATAGATTATTTGTTCATTTATTGAAGACGGGATATGTTTGTGagtatttttttacaaATAGCATGGGTtattcaacaaaatatctAAAACTCCCTGATCCTATTAAAGAGATTAAGGGCAAAGTAATGTTAAACTCTTTAAAAAAGCAATATAAagccaagaagaagcaggATATTGACGTTGATAATTCACAGTCAAGGATTGACACATTTAGTAGTTCTCTCAGTCTTTTTAAATGCCATCAAAACTCCAGTTTCCAAAGTGAGGATGTTTCAATGCAAAACTTGTTATCTGAAAATTCTCAGAGTATGCTAGATGACAATAGCAGTCTTATTTTTGAAACTATTAACTCTTGCATTAGTACAAATTTGTATTGCACAGAggagaaagaaaatcaCAAGCatccaaaaagaaaaaaaagaaagtcTGAAACTCTTCCATTTAAAAAACGGAAGAAGAGTTGA
- a CDS encoding uncharacterized protein (CAGL0H00781g~Ortholog(s) have Golgi apparatus, cytosol, nucleus localization), whose translation MEYQPGKRASVSFGSPSHSVHQSYTTSPFSSGVNLATTAEGVPNNTGGSGSGANGEDVFMTNRSPMYSPLDFLHPLYSPNYSQLHQIRAGLNNTLKNMNQGVVCEYGAHFPLYGVDWSIEDYVCIGSYKEDSRNKLQVIHSPDLFKWDNVAECDVIYPVSNIQWMPSAFRSRKIATASDSLRIWSLNTEENKLEEQLNLSLCKFHKQHPNNKAFVGLSQIPTKTSDVNPSVLGEFPPITSFHWNPVDTNILISSSIDTTCIVWDLQSSNYVKTQLIAHDSEVFDVRFLTQSTQLFASCGGDGSVRVFDLRCLAHSTIIYEPPASEPGTGNNSSRSDSTDENSHALLRLEPSPHDPNVLATFAIASNEILILDMRNPDSPLVVLNGHSASINQIKWHPTKKNTLISCSDDCQVLFWDISSYFDQGAVSHTTTPRPAASGASMEVDSEGDYSYDDSASKTSSIKATKPLSKDLDVPTMCYSNKTHEINNIVWRPQRGDWFGCVSGKKFQNVRTPL comes from the coding sequence ATGGAATATCAACCTGGGAAAAGGGCGTCGGTTTCCTTTGGAAGCCCCAGCCATAGTGTGCATCAGAGTTACACAACGAGTCCGTTTAGCAGCGGTGTCAATTTGGCTACCACTGCTGAGGGTGTTCCCAATAACACTGGGGGAAGTGGTAGTGGTGCCAATGGTGAGGATGTGTTCATGACAAATAGGTCGCCAATGTATTCGCCTTTGGACTTCTTGCACCCGTTGTACTCACCTAACTATTCTCAATTGCATCAGATTAGAGCCGGCCTTAACAATACATTGAAGAATATGAACCAGGGAGTTGTGTGTGAGTATGGAGCGCATTTCCCACTTTATGGTGTAGATTGGAGTATTGAGGACTACGTCTGTATCGGGTCATATAAAGAAGATAGCAGAAACAAATTGCAAGTGATTCATTCACCTGACCTTTTCAAATGGGACAATGTAGCTGAGTGTGATGTGATATACCCGGTAAGTAATATACAGTGGATGCCCTCAGCATTTCGTTCTAGGAAAATAGCAACAGCTTCTGATTCGCTAAGGATATGGTCTTTGAATactgaagaaaacaaaCTAGAAGAACAACTCAATTTATCTCTTTGCAAGTTTCATAAACAGCACCCTAATAATAAAGCATTCGTTGGTTTGAGTCAGATTCCTACAAAGACATCTGATGTTAATCCATCAGTCTTGGGCGAATTCCCTCCAATAACATCATTCCATTGGAATCCTGTCGACACAAATATTCTGATCTCAAGTTCCATTGATACGACCTGCATAGTTTGGGACTTACAAAGTAGTAATTACGTCAAAACTCAATTAATTGCACATGACAGTGAGGTATTTGACGTTAGATTCTTAACTCAATCAACACAATTATTCGCAAGTTGCGGTGGTGACGGTAGTGTGCGTGTGTTTGATTTGAGATGTTTAGCTCATAGCACTATTATTTATGAGCCCCCGGCTAGTGAACCTGGCACGGGCAATAATAGCTCAAGAAGCGACAGCACTGATGAAAACTCTCATGCTTTGTTAAGGTTAGAACCTTCGCCTCATGATCCAAATGTTTTAGCCACATTTGCTATTGCTTCAAATGagattttaattttggATATGAGAAATCCAGACTCTCCACTAGTAGTTCTAAATGGACATAGTGCATCAATTAATCAAATTAAGTGGCATccaacaaagaaaaacacGTTGATATCATGTAGTGACGACTGTCAAGTTCTGTTCTGGGATATCAGTTCATATTTTGATCAAGGAGCTGTATCGCATACAACTACACCAAGACCAGCTGCCAGTGGTGCTTCCATGGAGGTTGATTCAGAAGGTGACTATTCCTACGATGATAGTGCATCAAAGACGTCATCGATTAAGGCTACAAAACCGCTATCAAAGGATCTTGACGTACCTACAATGTGTTACTCTAATAAGACACACGAAATTAATAACATTGTTTGGAGACCTCAAAGAGGTGATTGGTTTGGATGCGTAAGTGGGAAGAAGTTCCAAAATGTCAGAACACCGTTGTAA
- the RBD2 gene encoding putative rhomboid protease RBD2 (CAGL0H00803g~Ortholog(s) have COPI-coated vesicle, Golgi apparatus, nuclear periphery localization): MIAPQRMLMPEGRPPAGLTTGLLIFLTFLFGISQLYEDFKNHFVLTPNSLFDIDLGKLSLYPLMHLSYLHLVFNALAIVGPLNNFESSHGTIHTGVVLNLSAVIAGIIYCVVSRLLSLETGVAGASGWVFTFITYLCVKESQLYPRLELSRFIPGVTQSIPTQFTPVVFLLFTAIVFFQSSFLGHTAGMIVGYIMGYGETWFNILIPPAWIIEKIEEKADPLINLIPFGIKFYRSTEINTDDGYRSFFPGQEVLPTTTPGNVLGTA, from the coding sequence ATGATTGCACCGCAAAGAATGCTGATGCCTGAGGGGCGTCCTCCTGCTGGTCTGACTACAGGGTTGCTTATCTTTCTAACCTTCTTGTTTGGTATATCGCAATTGTATGAGGACTTCAAAAACCATTTTGTGCTGACCCCCAACTCATTGTTTGATATTGACTTGGGCAAACTGTCGCTGTACCCACTGATGCATTTGTCCTATTTGCACCTAGTGTTTAATGCGTTGGCAATTGTGGGCCCATTGAACAACTTCGAAAGCAGCCACGGTACTATTCACACCGGTGTGGTGTTGAACTTGTCAGCAGTCATTGCTGGTATAATCTACTGTGTGGTGTCTCGTCTACTGTCCCTTGAAACTGGTGTCGCAGGTGCCAGTGGATGGGTATTCACTTTCATCACTTACTTATGTGTTAAAGAGTCACAACTTTACCCACGCTTGGAACTATCTCGTTTTATTCCAGGTGTCACACAGAGCATACCAACCCAATTCACCCCCGTGGTATTTCTGTTGTTCACTGCGATTGTCTTTTTCCAATCCAGTTTCCTAGGCCACACCGCAGGTATGATAGTCGGTTACATTATGGGATACGGTGAGACCTGGTTTAACATTCTAATCCCACCTGCTTGGATCATAGAGAagatagaagaaaaagccGACCCACTGATCAACTTGATCCCATTCGGCATCAAATTCTACCGCAGCACCGAGATCAACACCGATGACGGCTATAGGTCTTTCTTCCCCGGACAAGAAGTGCTTCCAACAACAACCCCAGGTAACGTCCTTGGAACGGCATAA
- a CDS encoding uncharacterized protein (CAGL0H00825g~Ortholog(s) have cytoplasm, nucleus localization): MTVSRASRFKRAKPANVVKSIAMDKLSNVKLSEEQQQLRGRILEFIRQNLASYQKGGKPGMFVVQGDAGTGKSVILNSLFNDVQKLANNNPDTTDILKGTRNYLIVNHPEMLKLYHRMSTNYTYINKASLERPTSLINNLQKRKEMADVVIIDEAHLLATSKDAFKRFYGENHLKELLELAKVLVLVYDEKQALRMGCYWDENSENGANLQTFYDEIPESKRGWYNLKQQFRVAAPPDVLDWINDISVEGKIPKYPKSAKGSLEPKFDFQIWDDCNEMYMKLKEKNETFGQCRMLSTYDFPYRLDGKIYYVTCGDFKLRWDMYAPKALLPWSEREDTIDEVGSVYTVQGFDLNYAGVILGRSVGYDKANDCIKLRPELYDDHAGFTKKKNISDADTVKQKIIMNSINVLLTRGTKGLYVYAWDPELRERLARSRTE; encoded by the coding sequence ATGACAGTTAGTAGAGCTTCAAGATTTAAAAGGGCCAAGCCAGCCAATGTCGTTAAGTCCATTGCCATGGACAAGCTGTCCAACGTGAAGTTATCCGAGGAGCAGCAACAATTGCGCGGACGTATTCTAGAATTCATTCGCCAGAATTTGGCTTCTTATCAGAAAGGTGGAAAACCCGGTATGTTTGTGGTTCAAGGTGATGCTGGGACAGGCAAATCAGTGATTTTGAATTCACTGTTCAACGATGTGCAAAAGCTGGCCAACAATAATCCAGACACCACTGATATTCTTAAAGGAACAAGGAACTACTTGATTGTGAATCACCCTGAGATGTTGAAACTTTACCACCGTATGAGCACCAACTATACATACATCAACAAAGCCTCTCTAGAACGTCCTACATCTCTGATCAACAACTTgcaaaagagaaaagaaatggcGGATGTGGTGATAATCGATGAAGCCCATTTACTTGCAACATCAAAAGATGCTTTTAAAAGATTTTACGGAGAAAATCATTTAAAGGAACTATTGGAATTAGCTAAGGTCTTAGTATTAGTGTATGATGAGAAACAAGCTCTGAGAATGGGATGCTATTGGGATGAAAACTCTGAAAATGGCGCAAACCTACAGACGTTTTATGACGAGATACCAGAATCGAAAAGAGGCTGGTATAATTTAAAACAACAGTTCAGAGTAGCCGCTCCACCAGATGTGCTCGATTGGATCAATGACATCAGTGTTGAAGGTAAGATCCCAAAGTACCCCAAGAGTGCTAAAGGCTCTTTGGAACCAAAGTTTGATTTCCAAATATGGGATGACTGTAATGAAATGTACatgaaattaaaagaaaagaatgagACTTTTGGCCAATGTAGAATGCTATCTACTTATGACTTTCCATATAGACTTGATGGCAAGATATATTATGTTACTTGTGGTGACTTTAAATTGAGATGGGATATGTATGCGCCAAAGGCATTACTTCCATGGAGTGAAAGGGAAGATACTATAGATGAAGTTGGAAGTGTATATACAGTTCAAGGATTTGACTTGAATTATGCTGGTGTGATATTAGGTAGGTCTGTTGGGTACGACAAGGCTAACGATTGTATTAAGTTAAGACCGGAGCTGTATGATGATCATGCAGGTTTCactaaaaagaaaaacataTCTGACGCTGATACTGTAAAGCAGAAGATCATCATGAATAGCATAAATGTGCTTCTCACAAGAGGAACAAAAGGGTTGTATGTCTACGCATGGGATCCTGAATTGAGGGAAAGGCTTGCTCGTAGTCGAACCGAATAg
- the HUT1 gene encoding UDP-galactose transporter HUT1 (CAGL0H00847g~Ortholog(s) have UDP-galactose transmembrane transporter activity, role in UDP-galactose transmembrane transport, UDP-glucose transport and endoplasmic reticulum localization) has translation MSKSNSIFPVLFCAAGIYASFLTWALVQEPLTTQVWENSHKRFQCPNVIAVVQAVAAVCVGYFYMRAKGAQRNYGAIAMVRDYAKPLALISFTQSASSPLSQYALQYVDYLTYMLAKSCKMIPVLLVHLIIYRTTISRKKSVVAVLVSIGVTIFTIGGSKGKISGSISGSNDEHFFQKASGFLLLFLSLFMDGLTNATQDKMLKNNRVQMAIQNAETQDKKQQHKVFHTLTGAHMMFALNFFVAIWNIAYLLVIDRGQICNAHAMLKKDPIIVSYLLAYALCGSLGQCFIFYTLELYGSLVLIMITVTRKMMSMLLSIIVFGKTVNATQWLGIVIVFSGITWEALDKRREKKALEAKVQKSE, from the coding sequence ATGAGCAAGAGTAATTCAATATTTCCGGTTTTATTCTGTGCTGCTGGTATATATGCTAGTTTCCTTACGTGGGCATTAGTTCAGGAGCCTTTGACCACGCAGGTATGGGAGAACTCTCATAAAAGGTTTCAGTGCCCCAATGTCATTGCTGTGGTGCAGGCGGTCGCAGCAGTGTGTGTTGGATATTTCTACATGAGAGCGAAAGGTGCGCAAAGGAACTACGGTGCCATCGCAATGGTTCGTGATTACGCCAAACCACTGGCACTGATATCTTTCACTCAAAGTGCCTCTTCTCCACTGTCCCAGTATGCTTTGCAATACGTCGATTACTTAACTTATATGCTGGCCAAGTCATGTAAGATGATCCCAGTCCTGCTAGTTCATCTTATTATCTACCGTACTActatttcaagaaagaagtcCGTTGTAGCTGTACTGGTTAGTATTGGTGTTACTATTTTTACTATTGGTGGCTCTAAGGGAAAGATTTCAGGTTCAATTAGTGGAAGTAACGACGAGCACTTCTTCCAGAAAGCATCAGGGTTCTTGTTATTGTTCCTAAGCTTGTTCATGGATGGACTTACGAATGCTACCCAGGATAAAATGTTGAAGAATAATCGTGTTCAGATGGCAATCCAGAACGCTGAAACACAGGACAAAAAGCAACAACATAAAGTGTTCCATACACTTACCGGTGCACACATGATGTTTGCATTAAACTTCTTTGTGGCTATCTGGAACATAGCTTACTTGTTGGTAATTGATAGAGGCCAAATATGCAATGCTCATGCAATGTTAAAGAAAGATCCCATTATTGTTTCATACTTATTAGCTTACGCCCTCTGTGGATCTCTCGGTCAgtgtttcattttttacACACTGGAATTGTATGGCTCTTTGGTCTTGATCATGATAACGGTTACTAGGAAGATGATGTCAATGCTACTGAGTATCATTGTCTTCGGTAAAACCGTGAACGCAACGCAATGGCTGGGTATTGTAATTGTTTTCTCCGGTATCACATGGGAGGCTCTCGATAAAAGGAGAGAAAAGAAGGCATTGGAAGCAAAAGTACAGAAATCAGAATGA